A single genomic interval of Shinella zoogloeoides harbors:
- a CDS encoding DUF3008 family protein, which produces MPARSKAQQKAAGAALAAKRGDVKKSALKGASRSMEKSMSEKELEDLASTSHKGKPEHVPKSD; this is translated from the coding sequence ATGCCGGCAAGATCGAAAGCGCAGCAGAAGGCCGCGGGCGCGGCGCTCGCCGCAAAGCGCGGCGATGTGAAGAAGAGCGCGCTCAAGGGCGCCTCACGGAGCATGGAGAAATCCATGTCGGAAAAGGAACTGGAGGATCTGGCCTCGACCAGCCACAAGGGCAAGCCCGAGCACGTGCCGAAATCGGACTGA
- a CDS encoding MarR family winged helix-turn-helix transcriptional regulator has product MDFKLETFLPYRLNQAAERVSQRFAAQYRDRYRMTRPEWRALAALGAYGRMTATEIGANSSMHKTKVSRAVRALEEKRWLKRSEDMSDRRIEHLELTPAGKRIYGEMITLARAYEEEMARLLADGLRQLEAGLAAIEAKLTPEPARRGPKD; this is encoded by the coding sequence ATGGATTTCAAGCTCGAGACCTTCCTGCCCTATCGGCTCAACCAGGCGGCCGAACGGGTGAGCCAGCGCTTTGCCGCACAATACCGCGACCGCTACCGGATGACCCGGCCGGAATGGCGGGCGCTCGCCGCCCTTGGCGCCTATGGGCGCATGACGGCGACGGAGATCGGCGCTAATTCCAGCATGCACAAGACGAAGGTATCGCGTGCGGTCCGGGCGCTGGAGGAAAAGCGCTGGCTGAAGCGCAGCGAGGACATGAGCGACCGCCGCATCGAGCATCTGGAACTGACTCCGGCGGGAAAGCGCATCTACGGCGAGATGATCACGCTTGCCCGGGCCTATGAGGAGGAGATGGCGCGGCTTCTGGCGGATGGCCTTCGTCAACTCGAAGCGGGCCTTGCGGCCATCGAGGCGAAGCTGACGCCGGAACCCGCCCGACGCGGCCCGAAGGATTGA
- the hmgA gene encoding homogentisate 1,2-dioxygenase yields MAESTNSLKYMPGFGNDFETESLPGALPQGQNSPQKCNYGLYAEQLSGSPFTAPRGTNERSWLYRIRPSVRHTRRFSNADYPHWKTAPCLDDHSLPLGQLRWNPLPAPQETQNFLEGIRTMTTAGDVLTQVGMAAHAYTFNADMVDDYFFNADGELLVVPQLGAIRVFTEMGIMDVEPLEICLIPRGMMFKVSRIGEGDVWRGYVCENYGAKFTLPDRGPIGANCLANPRDFKTPVAAYEDKETPCRVHVKWCGKFYVTEIGHSPLDVVAWHGNYTPFKYDLRTYSPVGAILFDHPDPSIFTVLTAPTEEAGTANIDFVIFPPRWMVAEHTFRPPWYHRNIMSEFMGLIHGQYDAKEEGFVPGGMSLHNMMLPHGPDATGFEKASNTELKPVKLDHTMAFMFETRFPQQLTKFAAELETLQDNYLECWDGLERKFDGTPGIK; encoded by the coding sequence ATGGCGGAGAGCACCAACAGCCTGAAATACATGCCGGGCTTCGGCAACGATTTCGAGACGGAATCCCTGCCCGGCGCGCTGCCGCAGGGCCAGAACAGCCCGCAGAAGTGCAATTACGGCCTCTATGCAGAGCAGCTTTCCGGCTCGCCCTTCACCGCTCCGCGTGGCACCAACGAGCGCTCCTGGCTCTACCGCATCCGCCCGAGCGTGCGCCATACCCGCCGCTTCTCCAATGCGGACTATCCGCACTGGAAGACAGCGCCCTGCCTCGATGATCATTCCCTGCCGCTCGGCCAGCTTCGCTGGAATCCGTTGCCTGCGCCGCAGGAAACGCAAAACTTCCTCGAAGGCATCCGCACCATGACGACGGCCGGCGACGTGCTGACCCAGGTCGGCATGGCCGCGCACGCCTATACGTTCAACGCCGACATGGTGGACGATTATTTCTTCAATGCCGATGGTGAATTGCTGGTCGTGCCGCAACTGGGCGCGATCCGCGTCTTCACCGAAATGGGCATCATGGATGTCGAGCCGCTGGAGATCTGCCTCATCCCGCGCGGCATGATGTTCAAGGTCTCGCGCATCGGCGAGGGCGATGTGTGGCGCGGCTATGTCTGCGAGAACTACGGCGCGAAGTTCACGCTGCCTGATCGCGGCCCGATCGGCGCGAACTGCCTTGCCAACCCCCGCGACTTCAAGACGCCCGTCGCCGCCTACGAGGACAAGGAGACACCCTGCCGCGTCCACGTCAAATGGTGCGGCAAGTTCTACGTCACCGAGATCGGCCATTCCCCGCTCGACGTCGTCGCCTGGCACGGTAACTACACGCCGTTCAAATACGACCTCAGAACCTATTCGCCGGTCGGCGCGATCCTCTTCGATCATCCCGATCCGTCGATCTTCACGGTGCTGACGGCCCCGACCGAGGAGGCTGGCACGGCGAATATCGACTTCGTCATCTTCCCGCCGCGCTGGATGGTGGCCGAGCACACCTTCCGCCCGCCCTGGTATCACCGCAACATCATGAGCGAGTTCATGGGCCTCATCCACGGCCAGTACGACGCCAAGGAAGAGGGCTTCGTACCCGGCGGCATGAGCCTGCATAACATGATGCTGCCGCACGGCCCCGACGCCACCGGCTTCGAGAAGGCTTCAAACACCGAGCTGAAGCCCGTCAAGCTCGACCATACCATGGCCTTCATGTTCGAGACGCGCTTCCCGCAGCAGCTCACGAAGTTCGCGGCCGAACTGGAGACGCTGCAGGACAACTATCTCGAATGCTGGGACGGCCTGGAGCGCAAGTTCGACGGCACGCCGGGTATCAAGTGA
- a CDS encoding DUF2585 domain-containing protein: MNRTVRNSLLIVAGFIAATAAILYTMGQPLICKCGYVKLWHGVVFSSENSQQLSDWYTPSHIIHGILFYGFFTLILPKASINVRLTLALIVECAWEILENTDMIINRYREATISLDYFGDSVINSSADILAMVVGFFLAARLPVWASVALIIVFEATTTWLIRDGLALNILMLVWPLDTVKAWQGG; encoded by the coding sequence TTGAACCGCACGGTCCGAAATTCCCTGCTGATCGTCGCCGGCTTTATCGCCGCGACAGCCGCCATCCTTTATACGATGGGTCAGCCGCTCATCTGCAAGTGCGGATATGTGAAACTGTGGCATGGGGTGGTGTTTTCTTCGGAAAATTCGCAGCAGCTTTCCGACTGGTACACGCCGAGCCACATCATCCACGGCATCCTGTTCTACGGCTTCTTCACGCTGATCCTCCCCAAGGCGAGCATCAATGTGCGGCTGACGCTGGCGCTCATCGTGGAATGCGCCTGGGAAATCCTCGAAAACACTGACATGATCATCAACCGCTATCGCGAGGCGACGATCTCGCTCGACTATTTCGGCGACAGCGTGATCAATTCCAGCGCGGATATCCTCGCCATGGTGGTCGGCTTCTTCCTCGCCGCGCGCCTGCCCGTCTGGGCAAGCGTCGCGCTCATTATCGTCTTCGAGGCAACCACGACCTGGCTCATCCGCGACGGGCTGGCGCTGAACATCCTGATGCTCGTCTGGCCGCTGGACACCGTGAAGGCCTGGCAAGGTGGTTAG
- a CDS encoding fumarylacetoacetate hydrolase family protein translates to MKLATLKDSTRDGRLVVVSRDLTRCSEVGHIARSLQAALDDWAHVAPRLERVAEGLETGSQPTARFHEHDATSPLPRAYQWADGSAYVNHVELVRKARNAEMPESFWTDPLMYQGGSDSFLGPRDPILASDEAWGIDMEGEIAVVVDDVPMGASVEEARDAIRLVMLVNDVSLRGLIPGELAKGFGFFQSKPSSAFSPVAVTPDELGDAWDGGKLHLPLLVSLNGKAFGKADAGVDMTFDFGQLVAHAAKTRPLVAGSIIGSGTVSNKLDGGPGKPVSEGGAGYSCIAEVRTIETLSTAAPKTPFMKFGDIVRIEMKDKSGHSIFGAIEQTVTRYEKD, encoded by the coding sequence ATGAAACTTGCGACACTGAAGGATTCCACCCGCGACGGCCGTCTGGTCGTCGTCTCGCGCGACCTGACGCGCTGCTCGGAAGTGGGCCATATCGCCCGCAGCCTGCAGGCGGCGCTGGACGACTGGGCGCATGTCGCGCCGCGGCTGGAACGGGTCGCCGAAGGGTTGGAAACCGGCTCGCAGCCGACCGCCCGCTTCCACGAGCACGACGCGACCTCCCCGCTGCCGCGCGCCTACCAGTGGGCGGATGGCTCGGCCTATGTCAATCACGTCGAACTGGTGCGCAAGGCGCGCAATGCCGAGATGCCGGAGAGCTTCTGGACCGATCCGCTGATGTACCAGGGCGGCTCCGACAGTTTCCTCGGCCCGCGCGACCCGATCCTGGCGTCTGACGAGGCATGGGGTATCGACATGGAAGGCGAGATCGCCGTCGTCGTCGACGACGTGCCGATGGGCGCAAGCGTGGAAGAGGCGCGCGATGCGATCCGCCTCGTCATGCTCGTCAATGACGTCTCGCTGCGTGGCCTCATTCCGGGGGAACTCGCCAAGGGCTTCGGCTTCTTCCAGTCGAAACCCTCCTCCGCCTTCTCCCCCGTCGCCGTCACGCCGGATGAACTGGGCGATGCCTGGGACGGCGGCAAGCTGCACCTTCCGCTTCTCGTCTCGCTCAACGGCAAGGCCTTCGGAAAGGCGGATGCCGGCGTCGACATGACGTTCGATTTCGGCCAGCTCGTCGCTCACGCCGCAAAAACCCGCCCGCTCGTCGCCGGCTCGATCATCGGTTCCGGCACGGTTTCCAACAAGCTGGACGGCGGCCCTGGCAAGCCGGTCTCCGAAGGCGGCGCAGGCTATTCCTGCATCGCCGAGGTGCGCACCATCGAGACGCTCTCGACCGCTGCCCCGAAGACGCCCTTCATGAAGTTCGGCGACATCGTGCGCATCGAGATGAAGGACAAGTCCGGCCATTCCATCTTCGGCGCCATCGAGCAGACCGTGACGCGCTACGAAAAGGACTGA
- the maiA gene encoding maleylacetoacetate isomerase, giving the protein MSEEIVLYDYWRSSASYRVRIALESLGLAYRRVSVDLLAGEQRAPEHRARNPQGLVPALVIDGQTLTQSLAIIEYLSETRPEARFLPADPLGRQRVRTLSYAIAMEIHAVCNTGIVGHVMDITGGGDEVRSNWMKKFIGEGLAAVETLLENPATGTFCHGDTPTMADFCLVPQVYNANRWGVDISGLERVRRIAETCLELPAFKAAHPETVKVA; this is encoded by the coding sequence ATGAGCGAGGAGATCGTGCTCTACGACTACTGGCGCTCCTCCGCCAGCTACCGCGTGCGCATCGCGCTCGAAAGCCTCGGCCTCGCCTACCGGCGGGTCTCCGTGGACCTTCTGGCCGGTGAGCAGCGCGCGCCCGAACACCGCGCCCGCAATCCGCAGGGCCTCGTCCCGGCGCTGGTGATCGACGGCCAGACGTTGACGCAATCCCTCGCGATCATCGAATACCTCTCGGAAACGCGCCCTGAGGCGCGTTTCCTCCCTGCCGACCCGCTCGGGCGGCAGCGCGTTCGCACGCTCTCCTACGCCATCGCCATGGAAATCCACGCCGTCTGCAACACGGGCATCGTCGGCCACGTCATGGATATCACCGGCGGCGGAGACGAGGTCCGTTCCAACTGGATGAAGAAATTCATCGGCGAAGGCCTCGCCGCCGTCGAAACCCTGCTCGAAAATCCAGCCACCGGCACTTTCTGCCACGGCGATACCCCCACCATGGCCGACTTCTGCCTCGTCCCGCAGGTCTACAACGCCAACCGCTGGGGCGTGGACATATCCGGCCTGGAGCGGGTGCGTCGCATCGCGGAAACCTGCCTGGAATTGCCGGCCTTCAAGGCGGCGCATCCGGAGACGGTGAAGGTGGCCTGA
- a CDS encoding type II toxin-antitoxin system VapB family antitoxin: MPLYVKDQEVDRLADRLSTLRKVSKTEAVRQALAHELERVESEPTLVEKAVAMTRALNQKYSPTGLKADKAFIDGLYED, translated from the coding sequence ATGCCGCTCTATGTAAAGGATCAGGAAGTCGACAGGCTCGCCGACCGGCTTTCCACTCTGCGCAAGGTCAGCAAGACCGAGGCGGTGCGACAGGCATTGGCGCATGAACTCGAGCGGGTTGAAAGCGAGCCGACCTTGGTGGAGAAGGCCGTTGCCATGACCCGAGCGTTGAATCAAAAGTACTCTCCGACGGGTCTCAAGGCCGATAAGGCCTTCATCGATGGCCTTTACGAAGACTGA
- a CDS encoding type II toxin-antitoxin system VapC family toxin codes for MFIDASTIVAMMADESDATILSARLMSVDTRVTSPMALWEASIAYSRIFGLEPQAALREVQAYIRPFDVTVATIEPAMTAAAVDAYQRFGKGRHPAGLNFGDCFAYACARHLNMPLLYKGDDFSKTDIEAA; via the coding sequence ATGTTTATCGATGCCTCGACCATCGTCGCCATGATGGCGGATGAAAGCGATGCGACGATACTGTCCGCGCGTTTGATGAGCGTTGATACGAGGGTGACGTCGCCGATGGCGCTTTGGGAGGCGTCTATCGCTTACAGCAGGATTTTCGGACTTGAGCCGCAAGCAGCCCTGCGTGAGGTGCAGGCCTATATTCGTCCCTTCGATGTTACGGTGGCTACGATCGAGCCGGCAATGACGGCCGCTGCCGTCGATGCCTATCAACGCTTCGGCAAGGGGCGTCATCCTGCAGGCCTCAACTTCGGTGACTGTTTCGCCTATGCCTGCGCCCGGCATCTCAACATGCCGCTGCTCTACAAAGGCGACGACTTCTCCAAAACGGATATCGAAGCTGCATAG
- a CDS encoding NAD-dependent succinate-semialdehyde dehydrogenase, whose translation MALHDALTRHLKSTDLLRDAGYVNGNWIGGNGAATFDVLNPSTGEKLATLPEMGASETAAAIDAAYAVQPLWAARPAKDRSVLLRKWYDLIIANADELAAILTAEMGKPLAEAKGEILYAASYIEWYAEEAKRINGETIPAPSADKRMLVIKQPVGVVGTITPWNFPAAMIARKTAPALAVGCTVVSKPAEQTPLSAIALAVLAEKAGIPAGAFNIILGTDGPAIGKELCFNPKVRKISFTGSTEVGRILMRQCSDQIKKVSLELGGNAPFIVFDDANLDAAVEGAMASKYRNAGQTCVCANRLYVQSNVYDAFAEKLAKKVAELSVGDGFDKGTTIGPLIEEAAIDKVEAHIADAVSKGATVIAGGRRIEGKGTFFEPTVLKGVARGMTVAKEETFGPVAPLFRFDTVEDVIEQANDTEFGLAAYFFAGDLKKVWKVAEALEYGMVGVNTGLISSEAAPFGGIKQSGLGREGSAHGADDYLELKYVCMGDVA comes from the coding sequence ATGGCCCTCCATGATGCTCTCACGAGGCACCTGAAGTCGACCGATCTCCTGCGCGATGCCGGCTATGTCAACGGCAACTGGATCGGCGGCAACGGCGCCGCGACCTTCGACGTCCTCAATCCCTCGACCGGCGAAAAGCTGGCGACGCTGCCGGAAATGGGCGCGAGCGAAACGGCCGCCGCCATCGACGCCGCCTATGCGGTCCAGCCGCTCTGGGCCGCCCGCCCGGCCAAGGACCGCTCCGTACTGCTGCGCAAGTGGTACGACCTCATCATCGCCAACGCCGATGAACTCGCCGCCATCCTCACCGCCGAAATGGGCAAGCCGCTGGCCGAAGCCAAGGGCGAGATTCTCTATGCCGCCTCCTATATCGAGTGGTACGCGGAAGAGGCCAAGCGCATCAACGGCGAGACGATCCCCGCCCCCTCCGCCGACAAGCGCATGCTCGTCATCAAGCAGCCGGTCGGCGTCGTCGGCACGATCACGCCCTGGAACTTCCCGGCGGCGATGATCGCGCGCAAGACTGCCCCGGCGCTCGCCGTCGGCTGCACGGTGGTCTCCAAGCCGGCCGAGCAGACGCCGCTTTCGGCCATCGCCCTCGCCGTGCTGGCGGAAAAGGCCGGCATTCCGGCCGGCGCCTTCAACATCATCCTCGGCACCGATGGTCCCGCCATCGGCAAGGAGTTGTGCTTCAATCCGAAGGTGCGGAAAATCTCCTTCACCGGCTCCACGGAAGTCGGCCGCATCCTGATGCGCCAGTGCTCCGACCAGATCAAGAAGGTGAGCCTGGAGCTTGGCGGCAACGCACCCTTCATCGTCTTCGACGACGCGAACCTCGACGCCGCCGTCGAAGGCGCGATGGCCTCGAAGTACCGCAATGCCGGCCAGACCTGCGTGTGCGCCAACCGGCTCTACGTGCAGTCGAACGTCTATGACGCCTTTGCCGAGAAGCTGGCGAAGAAGGTTGCCGAGCTTTCGGTCGGCGACGGCTTCGACAAGGGCACGACCATCGGCCCGCTGATCGAGGAAGCCGCCATCGACAAGGTCGAGGCCCATATCGCCGATGCCGTTTCCAAGGGCGCGACGGTCATTGCCGGCGGCAGGCGTATCGAGGGCAAGGGCACCTTCTTCGAGCCGACCGTGCTGAAGGGCGTTGCCCGCGGCATGACGGTGGCGAAGGAAGAGACCTTCGGCCCCGTCGCCCCGCTCTTCCGCTTCGACACGGTCGAGGACGTGATAGAGCAGGCCAACGACACCGAATTCGGCCTTGCCGCCTACTTCTTCGCCGGCGATCTCAAGAAGGTCTGGAAGGTCGCGGAAGCGCTGGAATACGGCATGGTCGGCGTCAATACAGGCCTCATCTCCTCCGAAGCCGCCCCCTTCGGCGGCATCAAGCAGTCCGGCCTCGGCCGCGAAGGCTCCGCCCACGGCGCGGACGACTATCTGGAATTGAAATACGTCTGCATGGGCGACGTCGCCTGA
- a CDS encoding 4-aminobutyrate--2-oxoglutarate transaminase — protein sequence MTATPLTDRKNAAISRGVGMTTQIYADRAENAEIWDKEGNRYIDFAAGIAVVNTGHRHPRVIEAVKKQLDRFTHTCHQVVPYENYVELAERLNAITPGNFAKKTIFVTTGAEAVENAVKIARAATGRQAVIAFSGGFHGRTFMGMALTGKVVPYKVGFGAMPADVFHAPFPVEMHGTTVEQSLGVLKKLFAADVDPNRVAAIIVEPVQGEGGFYPVPASFMKALREICDQHGILLIADEVQTGFARTGKMFAMEHYGIAADITTMAKGLGGGFPIAAVTGRAEIMDAPGPGGLGGTYAGSPIGVAAAHAVLDVIKDEDLCGRAENLGARLKQRLASLQDKVPEIVDIRGPGFMNAVEFNDVATKQPSADFANKVRLKALEKGLILLTCGVHGNVIRFLAPITIQDEVFAEALDILEAAMVEARAA from the coding sequence ATGACCGCCACGCCTCTGACAGACCGCAAGAACGCCGCCATTTCCCGCGGCGTCGGCATGACCACGCAGATTTACGCCGACCGTGCGGAGAATGCCGAGATCTGGGACAAGGAAGGCAATCGCTATATCGATTTCGCCGCTGGCATCGCCGTGGTCAATACCGGCCACCGCCATCCGCGCGTCATCGAGGCCGTCAAGAAGCAGCTCGACCGCTTCACCCACACCTGCCATCAGGTCGTGCCTTACGAGAACTATGTCGAGCTGGCCGAGCGCCTGAACGCCATCACCCCCGGCAACTTCGCCAAGAAGACGATCTTCGTCACGACCGGCGCGGAAGCCGTCGAGAACGCCGTGAAGATCGCCCGCGCCGCCACCGGCCGCCAGGCCGTCATCGCCTTTTCGGGCGGCTTCCACGGCCGCACCTTCATGGGCATGGCGCTGACCGGCAAGGTCGTGCCCTACAAGGTCGGTTTCGGCGCCATGCCGGCCGACGTCTTCCATGCGCCCTTCCCGGTCGAGATGCACGGCACGACGGTTGAGCAGTCGCTGGGCGTGCTGAAGAAGCTCTTCGCCGCCGATGTCGACCCGAACCGCGTCGCGGCGATCATCGTCGAGCCCGTGCAGGGCGAAGGCGGCTTCTATCCGGTTCCGGCCAGCTTCATGAAGGCGCTGCGCGAGATCTGCGACCAGCACGGCATCCTGCTCATCGCCGACGAAGTGCAGACCGGCTTTGCGCGCACCGGCAAGATGTTCGCCATGGAGCATTACGGCATCGCGGCCGACATCACGACCATGGCCAAGGGCCTCGGTGGCGGCTTCCCCATCGCGGCCGTGACCGGCCGTGCGGAAATCATGGATGCCCCCGGCCCCGGCGGCCTCGGCGGCACCTATGCCGGCAGCCCGATCGGCGTTGCCGCGGCCCATGCCGTTCTCGACGTCATCAAGGACGAGGACCTGTGCGGCCGCGCTGAAAATCTCGGCGCGCGCCTGAAGCAGCGCCTTGCCTCGCTGCAGGACAAGGTGCCGGAGATCGTCGACATCCGCGGCCCGGGCTTCATGAACGCCGTCGAATTCAACGACGTCGCCACGAAGCAGCCGAGCGCCGACTTCGCCAACAAGGTGCGCCTGAAAGCCCTCGAAAAGGGCCTGATCCTGCTCACCTGCGGCGTGCACGGCAACGTCATCCGCTTCCTCGCGCCGATCACCATCCAGGACGAGGTTTTTGCCGAGGCGCTCGACATTCTCGAAGCCGCCATGGTCGAGGCCCGCGCCGCCTGA
- a CDS encoding MerR family transcriptional regulator encodes MGSEEPVHYKVAEAARLAGVSASTLRLWEAQGLVVPGRSDTGHRQYSAEDVTRVKRIAWYRTERGLNPAAIREALEAEEPATDTGSFEGDAPQGVGRKLRSLRHAAGKTLEQVAGDIGIATSVLSTFERTSQGVTFRVLHDLADYYGTTVSKLSGEEEQDNRSIVRAGEWKLWPETSPGVTVQVLADGRNMMDCHRFVLAPGASSDGAYQHDGEEFVHVLAGRIEIVLDGHEFHDLGPGDSLYFESCRGHAWRNRHDSETVLIWINTPPTF; translated from the coding sequence ATGGGTTCCGAGGAGCCGGTGCATTACAAGGTGGCGGAAGCCGCGCGGCTTGCCGGCGTTTCGGCCTCCACGCTCAGGCTCTGGGAGGCGCAGGGCCTCGTCGTGCCCGGCCGCTCGGATACCGGCCATCGGCAATACAGCGCCGAGGACGTCACGCGGGTGAAGCGCATCGCCTGGTACCGCACCGAGCGTGGCCTCAACCCCGCCGCCATCCGTGAGGCGCTGGAAGCCGAGGAGCCGGCCACGGATACCGGCTCCTTCGAGGGCGACGCGCCGCAGGGCGTCGGGCGCAAGCTGCGCAGCCTGCGTCATGCCGCGGGCAAGACGCTGGAGCAGGTCGCCGGCGATATCGGCATCGCCACCTCCGTTCTCTCCACCTTCGAGCGCACCTCGCAGGGTGTGACCTTCCGCGTGCTGCATGACCTTGCCGACTACTACGGCACGACCGTCTCGAAGCTGTCGGGCGAGGAGGAGCAGGACAACCGTTCCATCGTCCGGGCGGGAGAATGGAAGCTGTGGCCGGAAACCTCGCCGGGCGTCACCGTGCAGGTGCTGGCGGACGGACGCAACATGATGGATTGCCACCGCTTCGTGCTCGCCCCGGGCGCATCGAGCGACGGCGCCTACCAGCACGACGGCGAGGAGTTCGTCCATGTGCTCGCTGGCCGCATCGAGATCGTGCTCGACGGCCACGAATTCCACGACCTCGGTCCCGGCGACAGCCTCTATTTCGAAAGCTGCCGGGGGCATGCCTGGCGCAACCGCCACGACAGCGAGACGGTGCTGATCTGGATCAACACGCCGCCGACCTTCTGA
- a CDS encoding VOC family protein encodes MAKSIHSMIRVLDEGRSVDFYGKAFGLAVAERLDFETFTLIYLSNAESEFELELTVNKGRTEPYQLGDGYGHFAVSVGDLDAEHARMSELGLAVGKIVEFNRDGGLLARFFFVTDPDGYKIEVLQRHGRFR; translated from the coding sequence ATGGCGAAATCCATCCATTCCATGATCCGCGTGCTGGATGAGGGCAGGTCCGTGGACTTCTACGGCAAGGCGTTTGGTCTTGCGGTCGCGGAAAGGCTCGATTTCGAGACCTTCACGCTCATCTATCTCAGCAATGCGGAAAGCGAGTTCGAGCTGGAGCTGACAGTCAACAAGGGCCGCACCGAGCCCTACCAATTAGGCGACGGCTACGGTCATTTCGCGGTCTCGGTCGGCGATCTCGACGCCGAGCACGCCCGCATGAGCGAGCTTGGCCTGGCGGTTGGCAAGATCGTCGAGTTCAATCGTGACGGCGGCCTCCTTGCCCGCTTCTTCTTCGTTACGGATCCGGACGGCTACAAGATCGAGGTCCTGCAACGCCACGGCCGCTTCAGGTAG
- a CDS encoding DMT family transporter — MTDIAASSPASGSARLGVLLMLLGMVMFSLNDVLGKWLVATYSVGQLMLIRSFAALVVLTPFFWRMGWRRLIDVERPKLHVLRAALFAVEASGFYFAVAYMPLADAMTYWLAAPIYVAALSSVMLGEKVGWRRWTAIIVGFVGVLIALSPSKETFTLPALIALAGSMAFGLAMVLGRSLRATPDTTLVFWQIAGAGIFAAVMCLADPAGWAPVSGVDFGLLSLLGIVAMSAHMLVNRSLKLADAATVVPLQYTLLLWAVVFGWMFFGDMPRPAMLVGAGFIVASGLFIFFREQQLKRRAPST, encoded by the coding sequence ATGACCGATATCGCCGCTTCCTCGCCCGCTTCCGGCTCCGCCCGCCTCGGCGTGCTGCTGATGCTGCTCGGCATGGTGATGTTCTCGCTGAACGACGTGCTCGGCAAATGGCTGGTCGCGACCTATTCCGTCGGCCAGCTCATGCTGATCCGCAGCTTTGCCGCGCTCGTGGTCCTGACGCCCTTCTTCTGGCGCATGGGATGGCGGCGGCTGATCGACGTGGAGCGCCCGAAACTCCACGTCCTGCGCGCGGCCCTCTTCGCCGTTGAAGCCTCCGGCTTCTACTTCGCCGTCGCCTACATGCCGCTCGCCGATGCCATGACCTATTGGCTCGCGGCCCCGATCTATGTCGCGGCGCTGTCGTCCGTCATGCTCGGGGAAAAGGTCGGCTGGCGGCGCTGGACAGCCATCATCGTCGGTTTCGTCGGCGTGCTGATCGCGCTTTCGCCCTCGAAGGAGACCTTCACCCTGCCGGCCCTGATCGCGCTCGCCGGCAGCATGGCCTTCGGCCTCGCCATGGTGCTCGGCCGTTCGCTGCGCGCGACGCCCGACACGACGCTGGTCTTCTGGCAGATCGCCGGCGCCGGCATCTTCGCCGCCGTCATGTGCCTTGCCGATCCCGCCGGCTGGGCGCCGGTGAGCGGCGTCGACTTTGGCCTTCTCAGCCTGCTCGGCATCGTGGCAATGAGCGCGCACATGCTGGTCAACCGCTCGCTGAAGCTGGCGGATGCCGCGACCGTCGTACCGCTGCAATACACGCTGCTGCTCTGGGCGGTCGTCTTCGGCTGGATGTTCTTCGGCGACATGCCGCGCCCGGCCATGCTGGTCGGCGCGGGCTTCATCGTCGCCTCCGGCCTCTTCATCTTCTTCCGCGAACAGCAGCTGAAGCGGCGCGCGCCTTCTACCTGA